Proteins encoded in a region of the Leishmania major strain Friedlin complete genome, chromosome 14 genome:
- a CDS encoding tub family protein-like protein, producing the protein MPTRKEGSDSASMYSMAQSVLPMDPRERIYYRPRHRLLQCYLERRKRKGLGIASLLPGRHQSFQFFLEHTGDFVLAAVPRSFKTRTMVEDTSSGVGGQFYPVSQGGANIVFTINQQQLDSDTRAFVGKLSRRGKGMEMVLFSEGSKDARKEILAVLLHNLADTNRSSFTVLLPAIDPESGYIKPLEGGEVEFLRDGRGSSHAGIDEAMVNSSDDDVDAAYSTMSRATPNFAAVCDSPGASGAPAPSRSETAGRQKKWFLHGVLAREYRRNPGSPNIIVLKSKEPQWDGVLRGYKLDFHGRSTKASEKNFQLVAVSDPGKVVMLFGKQDDDRFALDFRYPLCGLQAAAIATTILTARKAIL; encoded by the coding sequence ATGCCGACGCGCAAGGAGGGCAGCGACTCCGCCTCTATGTACAGCATGGCGCAGTCCGTGCTGCCAATGGACCCGCGCGAGCGCATCTACTACCGCCCCCGGCACCGTTTGCTGCAGTGTTACCTGGAGCGGCGCAAGCGCAAGGGTCTCGGAATCGCGTCGCTGCTTCCCGGCCGCCACCAATCCTTCCAGTTTTTCCTCGAACACACAGGCGACTTTGTACTAGCGGCCGTCCCGCGCAGCTTCAAGACACGTACAATGGTTGAGGATACGTCGAGCGGGGTTGGCGGGCAGTTCTACCCCGTCTCGCAAGGCGGTGCCAACATTGTGTTCACGATcaatcagcagcagctggacaGTGACACGCGCGCCTTTGTTGGCAAGCTATCGCGGCGCGGAAAGGGGATGGAGATGGTGCTGTTTAGCGAGGGTAGCAAGGATGCCCGGAAGGAGATTCTGGCGGTTCTGCTGCACAACTTGGCCGACACGAACCGGTCGTCGTTCACGGTACTGCTGCCGGCCATCGACCCGGAGTCTGGGTACATCAAGCCGCTGGAGGGCGGTGAGGTCGAATTCCTGCGTgacggccgcggcagcagccacgccgGCATCGACGAGGCGATGGTGAACTCCTCTGATGACGACGTCGACGCGGCTTACTCGACCATGTCGAGGGCGACACCAAACTTTGCGGCCGTGTGCGATTCTCCTGGAGCGAgcggtgcgcccgcgccgagCAGGAGCGAAACAGCTGGTCGGCAGAAAAAGTGGTTCTTGCACGGGGTGCTGGCTCGCGAGTACCGGCGAAACCCAGGCAGCCCAAACATCATTGTCCTCAAGAGCAAGGAACCTCAGTGGGatggcgtgctgcgcgggtATAAGCTCGATTTCCATGGACGCTCTACGAAGGCGAGTGAGAAGAACTTTCAGCTCGTCGCTGTCTCTGATCCGGGGAAGGTGGTCATGCTCTTCGGCAAGCAGGACGACGACCGTTTCGCCCTCGACTTCCGCTACCCGCTGTGCGGTCTGCAAGCAGCCGCGATCGCCACTACGATCTTGACGGCTCGAAAGGCGATCCTCTGA